One window of the bacterium genome contains the following:
- a CDS encoding GAF domain-containing protein, translating into MKPTLRLLVRRSPGAQDEALRKILPERIFELDMADCVNELEIILKGAEPDVVLLDLSIPSLDNKKSFDAVRQMALPPPVIVFGPKENISLLSNFIKHGAHSMFFLEDDPDVITHNIGKAAEMHRLEKENDRLRTALDQRNSAVGILERLGEAMSTVFDMRRILNLTLKVVRRALDCEMCSLYIYDDESSSLVDARDLGFTEGRPQMELWQPGSRSRDAILRAAAQECLESGKPARLDSSEAVSKLLPGYEQGYDGGQLNCMIMAPLAVGNRKLGALVAANRLDGASFSERDKDVIASVGRQTALALAGMRSFEREDSFQEKLSAQVQVATDSLKEKNLQLKMRLQEKEESNRKIREMAKEIADKNSSLEDMVKQFSVIHEVSQVIGSELEDEKLIRRIIVETSSLLQAETVSIMLKDSDGCLIIKHAGGLSSEIINATKVRPGEGISGWVLEEGKPILVKDVGSIKKDAPDKKTIYHTDSLLCVPLKIKGIVSGVLNATNRKGGGSFDERDLFLLTILGNHAAIAIENARLYTAIRESYFKTIKALVNAVEAKDTWTKDHSDNVTNYSLKMADYLGLSENQKDTIRYAGVLHDIGKIVISSTITDKPDKLDDDEWARIKEHPLIGQRILDPIDYLEPVKVCIQTHHERCDGTGYPFGLRAHEISLETRIISVADAFDAMIHSRPYRSALSVDEATAELKRSAGSQFDSAVVGSLLKIIEAEELEGEMHH; encoded by the coding sequence TTGAAACCGACACTCAGGTTGTTAGTCCGCCGGAGTCCAGGTGCTCAGGATGAGGCACTTCGCAAGATCTTGCCGGAACGTATCTTTGAACTGGATATGGCCGACTGCGTCAATGAGCTGGAAATTATACTCAAGGGTGCTGAACCGGACGTCGTTCTTCTCGATCTTTCCATACCGTCTCTCGACAACAAAAAATCTTTCGATGCAGTCAGGCAGATGGCTCTGCCTCCTCCCGTCATTGTTTTCGGTCCAAAGGAAAACATCTCACTTCTTTCCAACTTTATAAAGCACGGCGCGCACTCCATGTTCTTTCTCGAGGACGATCCTGACGTGATCACTCACAATATCGGGAAAGCGGCTGAAATGCACCGCCTTGAAAAGGAGAACGATCGCCTGCGGACCGCTCTTGACCAGCGAAACAGTGCTGTAGGGATACTGGAGCGCCTGGGCGAAGCCATGTCCACTGTTTTCGATATGCGCAGGATCCTGAACCTTACCCTGAAGGTCGTGCGCAGAGCTCTGGATTGCGAGATGTGCAGCCTTTACATTTACGATGATGAAAGCAGTAGCCTGGTGGATGCCAGGGACCTTGGTTTTACAGAAGGGCGGCCTCAGATGGAGCTGTGGCAGCCCGGCAGTCGCAGCAGGGATGCTATCCTCAGAGCGGCAGCCCAGGAATGCCTGGAAAGTGGAAAGCCAGCCAGGCTTGACAGCAGTGAGGCAGTGTCCAAGCTCCTTCCCGGATACGAACAGGGGTACGATGGAGGGCAGCTTAATTGTATGATCATGGCCCCTCTTGCAGTAGGAAATCGAAAACTGGGAGCTCTCGTGGCTGCCAACCGCCTGGATGGCGCCAGCTTCAGCGAAAGGGACAAAGATGTTATCGCTTCGGTTGGACGTCAGACAGCTCTTGCCCTCGCTGGAATGAGGTCTTTCGAGCGGGAGGACAGTTTTCAGGAGAAACTGTCAGCCCAGGTTCAGGTGGCCACAGATAGTTTGAAGGAGAAGAACCTGCAGCTCAAAATGCGGCTTCAGGAAAAGGAGGAGTCGAACCGGAAGATCCGTGAAATGGCCAAGGAGATCGCGGACAAAAACAGTTCCCTCGAGGATATGGTGAAGCAGTTCAGCGTTATCCATGAGGTGAGCCAGGTCATCGGTTCAGAGCTTGAGGACGAGAAGCTCATCAGAAGGATCATCGTTGAGACGTCATCTCTTCTGCAGGCGGAAACAGTGTCGATTATGCTCAAGGACAGCGATGGCTGTCTTATCATCAAACATGCCGGGGGCCTGAGTAGCGAGATCATAAACGCTACAAAGGTAAGGCCGGGGGAGGGGATATCGGGTTGGGTGCTGGAGGAGGGCAAACCGATCCTGGTCAAGGATGTGGGTAGCATTAAAAAAGATGCTCCAGACAAGAAGACGATTTACCACACCGATTCCCTTTTGTGTGTGCCCCTCAAGATCAAGGGGATAGTATCCGGTGTCCTTAACGCCACCAACCGGAAAGGAGGAGGTTCCTTTGATGAAAGGGATCTGTTCCTTTTGACCATCCTTGGCAATCACGCCGCCATTGCCATTGAGAACGCGCGGCTTTATACAGCGATCCGGGAGAGTTATTTCAAGACAATAAAGGCTCTTGTGAACGCGGTGGAGGCCAAGGATACCTGGACCAAGGACCACTCCGATAACGTCACGAACTACAGTCTCAAGATGGCCGATTATCTTGGTCTCTCCGAGAATCAAAAGGACACCATCCGTTATGCCGGAGTCCTGCACGACATAGGCAAGATCGTTATTTCCAGCACTATCACTGACAAGCCGGACAAACTGGATGATGACGAGTGGGCACGCATAAAGGAACATCCACTCATTGGCCAGAGGATCCTTGACCCTATAGATTATCTGGAGCCGGTGAAGGTGTGTATCCAGACCCACCATGAACGCTGCGACGGTACAGGCTATCCCTTCGGGCTTCGAGCCCACGAAATATCCCTGGAGACACGCATCATCTCAGTTGCTGACGCCTTTGACGCAATGATCCACTCGCGACCCTACCGTTCGGCTTTGAGTGTAGATGAAGCCACGGCGGAATTGAAAAGATCTGCTGGATCACAGTTCGATTCGGCGGTCGTTGGCAGCCTCCTGAAGATCATAGAGGCTGAGGAACTCGAAGGCGAAATGCACCACTGA
- the pyrE gene encoding orotate phosphoribosyltransferase: protein MASSDLINVFGDCGGLLKGHFGLTSGRHSSIYLQCALVLQYPDIARRIGIELADLARETFVGAGQGNIDTVISPAIGGIVIGQEVAAGLGARAIFSERVDGRMELRRGFKIGEGERLLAVEDVVTTGGSIRETVELALQCGGAVVGTASLVHRYTDKPVNPTNFPHLSLIPVHAPAYDPSDCPMCREGKPLEKPGSRHLSVPKAL from the coding sequence ATGGCAAGCAGTGACCTGATCAATGTTTTCGGCGACTGCGGAGGACTTTTAAAGGGGCACTTCGGCCTGACCTCCGGTCGACACAGTTCCATCTACCTGCAGTGCGCCCTTGTTCTTCAGTATCCGGATATAGCACGCCGAATCGGTATCGAGCTTGCTGACCTTGCCCGGGAGACCTTTGTCGGAGCGGGGCAGGGGAATATCGATACCGTTATTTCACCAGCCATCGGCGGCATCGTCATCGGGCAGGAGGTAGCCGCCGGCCTGGGAGCGAGAGCCATATTCAGTGAAAGGGTCGATGGCCGGATGGAACTCCGCAGGGGCTTCAAAATAGGGGAGGGGGAACGCCTTCTCGCTGTAGAGGATGTGGTTACCACCGGCGGTTCCATCAGGGAAACCGTGGAACTTGCCTTACAGTGCGGTGGAGCAGTTGTGGGCACCGCCTCTCTCGTCCATCGCTATACTGATAAACCGGTAAATCCCACCAATTTCCCCCACCTTTCTCTCATTCCTGTCCACGCACCAGCCTATGATCCTTCCGACTGTCCTATGTGCCGTGAAGGCAAACCTCTTGAAAAACCGGGCAGTAGGCACCTGTCTGTTCCCAAGGCACTTTAA
- the pyrF gene encoding orotidine-5'-phosphate decarboxylase, which produces MSSGLMVALDMDEGEEAVQLAAEIGPLVAALKVGSQLFTRYGPELVHRITGSGGCVFLDLKYHDIPNTVAKAVKGAAEMGVSWLTVHASGGAEMIRAAKEAAGDVKILAVTILTSLDKQVISQIGWDGEVRDQVVNLAAMARLAGADGIVCSALEVRSLRSVLDDGCVLVTPGIRPAGASIDDQARVATPESAVADGADYLVIGRPIVMASDRKEAVRLILEEMKLGDAHRERD; this is translated from the coding sequence TTGAGCAGCGGTCTCATGGTGGCACTTGACATGGACGAGGGTGAAGAGGCTGTCCAGCTTGCCGCTGAGATCGGCCCTCTTGTGGCTGCTCTGAAAGTAGGATCACAGCTTTTCACCCGGTACGGCCCGGAACTTGTCCACCGCATAACTGGATCCGGCGGCTGCGTTTTCCTGGATCTGAAGTACCACGATATTCCCAACACCGTTGCCAAGGCAGTAAAAGGGGCAGCGGAGATGGGTGTGTCCTGGCTCACGGTTCACGCTTCCGGTGGGGCAGAAATGATCCGGGCAGCCAAGGAGGCTGCGGGAGACGTAAAAATTCTCGCAGTTACCATTCTCACCAGCCTCGACAAACAGGTTATTAGCCAGATAGGGTGGGATGGCGAAGTCAGGGATCAGGTCGTTAACCTGGCCGCCATGGCAAGATTGGCAGGTGCCGACGGTATCGTGTGCTCTGCCCTGGAGGTCAGGTCACTGCGCAGTGTTCTGGACGACGGATGCGTCCTGGTAACCCCAGGTATAAGACCGGCCGGTGCGTCCATCGATGACCAGGCCAGGGTGGCCACGCCGGAAAGTGCGGTGGCTGATGGGGCTGACTATCTTGTTATTGGCAGGCCCATAGTGATGGCCTCGGATCGGAAGGAGGCTGTAAGGCTGATTCTGGAAGAGATGAAACTGGGGGATGCGCACAGGGAAAGGGATTGA
- a CDS encoding response regulator, with translation MPKRILIVEDNIVILTMQKQIFEMEGYEIITAQEGMDALKKLHEEIPDVVLLDVNIPGMNGFELCRQIKEEPTLQDIIVVMISAVYYSDEDAKKGMAMGADAYFTKPYENEVLQSKIKELIENRDGKQ, from the coding sequence ATGCCCAAGAGAATACTCATAGTGGAAGACAACATCGTGATCCTCACTATGCAGAAACAGATCTTTGAAATGGAGGGTTATGAGATCATTACTGCCCAGGAGGGGATGGATGCCCTGAAGAAGCTCCACGAGGAGATCCCCGATGTCGTCCTTCTCGATGTCAATATACCCGGCATGAACGGTTTCGAGCTCTGCCGGCAGATCAAGGAGGAACCGACCCTGCAGGATATCATCGTCGTTATGATCTCGGCCGTATACTACTCCGATGAGGATGCCAAAAAAGGTATGGCAATGGGGGCCGACGCCTACTTCACCAAACCCTATGAGAACGAAGTTCTGCAGAGCAAGATCAAGGAGCTTATAGAGAACCGCGATGGCAAGCAGTGA
- a CDS encoding OmpA family protein → MALFTSDIARLCSRMFNSGKRGWCALRAGRSIRSITGPSGGDRTAGRALHAPGSRLFQSGPRPMQVSLLLVFLLLVSCGTVFAAPPGTIITNTAQADFLISGVPQTVFSNSVSTVTVLPGTSSTLELFRYAPSSPSIFLTVGITSYFNGAVFTPAPAPSDPATATSIDLSVPVPLEPAGNFSPDDPVFARLADADGNLDPAVADTLSVTVEDTATITIETLLLTETGLDTGVFTGYIRSGAPVESANDGILYGFPGAQFSAEYTDPTDSSDTSSASFVFDATGILWTTASAGKNTVSVGDYLTYTITVENTSGATIPATVVTTDLPLGFRYEAGSTSIGGLSSPDPMIAPDGRSMAFSVGDLPPGGTVTITFVSRVGAGALPGRAVAPNIASSGALLSNTALATVRVTEELFRSRNVIMGRVLSGVCGEGDTGGVAGIRLFLEDGTYVVTDQMGRYHFEGVHSGTHVVQLDLETVPEMYDVVACDEDTRQARTPWSRFVDLAGGSLWRVDFNLTPKTPMEGRAVLVLKTMALQDRVTFSANMTGEQVPLQNIRFRVNLSEGMEYVRGTAMLEGVAIGDPEVQGSTLVWNVGDVSGAWEKGITFETKFKEGWQWSREEDIEHLDSGDGSNTVKLVQGEMNEVVSSASVIFDTPIQKDMTTPPVENVLLKVAEREETRTRKFVFRPHFGTFEASLSEDDRKALDIISALFDPAEIGRVHVTGHTDNVPISARGQRLYADNHALSRARARSMARYLRSIWDLPSGLFIIDGKGPDEPLASNDTVRGRTLNRRVEVTVIITTIEKRSELVTINDQNTTEIIIKGVHPGPRRNAAVERVVHEERAPDVDPLKYLDWFASDNGTLRWVKPGTGFLPHIPSLKIAVVHPPDQRVRIELDGKEINPLHFDSTVKNDLQIAALSIWRGVDIVEGDNRLTAVALDASGKEVARIEQTVHYSGSPVTMKYRPDLSRLTADGLNSPRIAIRLTDMAGYPARRGVMGQYYVDPPHRTLQQAEADRNEDLSGRRGSFSTYFVGEDGMAYLELEPTSLSGEAVVNLWLEGEKESLPVWLNSDRQEWILVGLAEGTVGYNTLSGNMESLEDAGDEEDLYTDGRTAFFAKGKVKGEYLLTMKYDTAGPHGAAGEGLHGTIDPDTYYTLYGDSTEQGYEAPTSGKLYLKLERKQFYALFGDTDTGLTVTELSRYDRRMTGMRSELRGETFSYNLFASETRQAFMKDEIPGDGTSGRYKLSNSDVVVNSESVRIEVRDRFQSHVILSVQELARHIDYNIDYDEGTLFFKSPVSERDSGFNPVYIVVDYETSDPDATGITYGARAQIAVPGSLVTVGVSYVNEDKGEGDGELVGVDVSAKLNASIELRAETAETNKEVLGTGSDGSAYVVELAYDSAKLKGMLYVREQDPDFGLGQQMASEAGMRKSGADARYRLNNNLSLLADVFMQENLETGHQRHVEEAGALYEVGQSRYRAAVRQATDEESDGTEEISQQLTAGVDWHSEDRRWELRADHDQSLADNGNTAYPTRTLLGADYRLSGNASLYAEQEFTDGDGTSVNSSRVGFQATPWRGGAVSSTVDRAYNENGDRVYATTGLKQTWQASERLALSAGFEGAKVLDENLSEPLNVDAAPVSPAEDYAAVSVGAGYRWVRWDFDVRLEARNAETSDKWGVISGLFGEPADGIGISTDLKHFRTEADTGINTKETDVRLGFVYRPFERKWTLLDRLDYVIDEEKGGTADLNAWKLVNNFNANLKASDDLQVSFQYGAKYVKDTVEGQVYDGLTQLLGAEGRYDLTPRWDVGAWTSILTAIDAGTTDYGVGASLGYGLMENMWLSFGYNLHGFTDSDFSQGDFTAQGPYIKFRLKFDQEDLKSILK, encoded by the coding sequence ATGGCCCTGTTCACCTCCGACATAGCCAGGCTCTGTTCCCGAATGTTTAATTCCGGGAAAAGGGGTTGGTGCGCGTTGAGGGCGGGCCGGTCCATAAGGAGTATTACCGGTCCGTCCGGCGGAGACAGAACCGCCGGGCGGGCCCTGCACGCGCCTGGTTCCAGGCTTTTTCAGTCGGGTCCCAGGCCCATGCAGGTTTCTTTACTGCTGGTTTTCCTTCTGCTCGTTTCCTGTGGTACGGTTTTCGCGGCTCCCCCGGGGACCATCATTACCAATACGGCCCAGGCCGATTTCCTTATCAGCGGCGTACCCCAGACGGTTTTCTCAAACTCCGTGAGCACAGTGACGGTGCTGCCCGGGACTTCATCCACCCTGGAACTTTTCCGTTACGCTCCGTCCTCGCCCTCGATCTTCCTCACCGTGGGCATAACGAGCTACTTCAACGGGGCCGTTTTCACGCCAGCCCCGGCGCCATCGGATCCGGCCACGGCAACGAGCATCGACCTCAGCGTCCCGGTGCCCCTGGAACCGGCGGGGAATTTCAGCCCGGACGATCCCGTGTTTGCAAGGCTGGCCGACGCAGATGGGAACTTGGACCCGGCCGTTGCCGACACCCTGTCCGTTACGGTTGAGGATACGGCAACGATCACTATTGAAACCCTTCTCCTCACTGAGACCGGCCTGGACACGGGGGTTTTTACCGGTTACATCCGGTCGGGAGCCCCCGTAGAAAGCGCCAACGACGGAATCCTTTACGGGTTCCCGGGGGCCCAGTTCTCGGCAGAATACACCGATCCCACGGACAGTTCCGACACATCCTCGGCATCCTTTGTGTTTGACGCGACCGGGATCCTGTGGACCACGGCCTCGGCGGGGAAAAACACGGTTTCGGTGGGGGATTACCTGACTTACACCATTACGGTGGAAAACACATCCGGGGCAACGATCCCGGCTACAGTGGTTACCACAGACCTTCCCCTGGGGTTCAGATACGAGGCCGGATCCACATCAATAGGCGGGCTTTCCTCACCAGACCCAATGATTGCGCCGGACGGTCGTTCCATGGCCTTTTCCGTGGGAGACCTCCCGCCTGGAGGAACGGTTACCATCACCTTCGTTTCCAGAGTTGGTGCCGGAGCGTTGCCCGGCCGGGCTGTAGCCCCCAATATCGCTTCCTCGGGTGCCTTGCTTTCAAACACCGCACTGGCCACGGTGCGCGTCACCGAAGAACTCTTCCGAAGCCGCAACGTGATCATGGGGCGGGTCCTGTCCGGGGTTTGCGGGGAGGGGGACACTGGCGGTGTGGCCGGTATCAGGCTCTTCCTGGAGGACGGGACCTATGTTGTAACAGATCAGATGGGCAGGTACCATTTCGAGGGCGTGCACTCCGGTACCCATGTGGTCCAGTTGGACTTGGAAACGGTCCCGGAAATGTACGATGTCGTTGCGTGTGACGAGGATACTCGGCAGGCCCGAACTCCCTGGTCCAGGTTCGTGGACCTTGCCGGCGGGTCCCTCTGGAGAGTTGATTTTAACCTGACTCCGAAAACTCCGATGGAGGGGAGAGCTGTCCTTGTACTCAAGACGATGGCCCTGCAGGATCGAGTTACTTTCAGTGCCAATATGACGGGGGAGCAGGTACCTCTTCAAAATATACGTTTCAGGGTCAACCTTTCTGAGGGTATGGAATATGTGCGTGGAACGGCTATGTTGGAGGGGGTTGCCATCGGCGATCCCGAGGTTCAGGGAAGCACACTTGTGTGGAACGTGGGGGACGTCTCCGGCGCCTGGGAGAAGGGGATCACCTTCGAAACAAAGTTCAAAGAGGGGTGGCAATGGTCCCGGGAAGAAGATATCGAGCACCTGGACTCCGGGGATGGGAGTAACACGGTCAAACTGGTGCAGGGCGAGATGAACGAGGTTGTCAGCAGCGCAAGTGTCATATTCGACACTCCGATCCAGAAGGATATGACCACCCCGCCGGTGGAGAATGTGCTCCTGAAGGTCGCGGAACGGGAAGAGACGAGGACCAGAAAGTTCGTCTTCCGGCCCCATTTCGGGACCTTCGAGGCCAGCCTTTCAGAGGATGACAGGAAGGCTCTGGATATCATCTCGGCACTGTTTGATCCGGCTGAGATCGGACGGGTGCATGTCACCGGTCACACGGATAACGTTCCTATCAGCGCGAGGGGGCAGCGTCTTTACGCCGACAACCATGCCCTGTCCAGGGCCCGGGCAAGGAGTATGGCCCGGTACCTTAGAAGCATCTGGGATCTGCCGTCCGGCTTGTTCATTATCGATGGGAAAGGACCAGATGAGCCGTTGGCCTCCAACGACACTGTCAGGGGGAGGACCCTCAACAGGCGGGTGGAGGTCACCGTTATCATCACCACCATCGAGAAGCGTTCAGAGCTTGTGACCATAAACGATCAGAACACTACCGAGATCATCATCAAGGGGGTTCATCCCGGTCCAAGGCGAAACGCTGCTGTTGAGAGGGTGGTACACGAGGAGAGGGCACCGGATGTTGACCCGTTAAAATATCTGGATTGGTTCGCATCGGATAACGGGACACTACGGTGGGTGAAACCGGGAACCGGGTTCCTGCCTCATATTCCCAGCCTCAAGATAGCCGTGGTTCACCCTCCCGACCAGCGGGTCAGGATAGAACTGGACGGGAAAGAGATAAACCCCCTCCACTTTGATTCCACGGTAAAGAATGATCTTCAGATCGCCGCCCTGAGCATCTGGCGTGGTGTCGACATTGTTGAAGGCGACAACCGGTTGACCGCGGTGGCCTTGGACGCCAGCGGCAAGGAGGTGGCGAGGATAGAGCAGACAGTCCACTATTCGGGCTCACCGGTGACCATGAAATACAGACCCGACCTTTCCCGTCTGACGGCCGATGGCCTTAACTCACCCAGAATAGCTATTCGTCTCACAGACATGGCAGGTTACCCGGCTAGACGGGGAGTCATGGGCCAATACTACGTGGATCCTCCCCACAGGACCCTCCAGCAGGCCGAAGCAGACAGAAATGAGGACCTTTCCGGGCGCAGAGGGTCTTTCAGTACCTACTTTGTGGGAGAGGATGGAATGGCCTATCTTGAACTGGAACCCACGTCACTTTCAGGTGAGGCTGTGGTCAATCTGTGGCTGGAGGGCGAGAAAGAAAGTCTCCCGGTCTGGCTCAACTCGGATCGGCAGGAGTGGATCCTCGTGGGACTTGCGGAAGGGACCGTGGGTTACAACACCCTCAGCGGCAACATGGAATCTCTCGAAGACGCAGGCGATGAAGAGGACCTCTACACCGACGGCCGTACCGCGTTCTTTGCCAAAGGGAAGGTCAAGGGTGAGTATCTCCTGACCATGAAGTACGATACGGCCGGACCCCACGGCGCTGCCGGGGAGGGTCTGCACGGAACAATCGATCCTGACACGTACTACACCCTTTACGGTGATTCCACCGAGCAGGGTTACGAGGCCCCTACCTCCGGAAAACTGTACCTGAAACTCGAGCGAAAACAGTTCTACGCCCTTTTCGGAGACACGGACACCGGGTTAACCGTTACCGAGCTTTCCCGATACGATCGCCGGATGACGGGAATGAGGTCTGAACTTCGCGGAGAGACTTTCTCCTATAACCTTTTCGCCAGCGAGACCAGGCAGGCTTTCATGAAGGATGAGATTCCAGGTGACGGTACTTCAGGACGGTACAAGCTATCCAACAGCGATGTGGTTGTGAACTCCGAGTCGGTGAGGATCGAGGTGAGGGACCGCTTCCAGAGCCACGTGATCCTCTCTGTTCAGGAACTTGCCAGACACATCGACTACAACATCGATTACGACGAAGGAACTCTCTTTTTCAAATCACCTGTAAGCGAGCGGGATTCAGGGTTCAACCCGGTGTACATCGTGGTGGATTATGAGACGTCTGACCCCGATGCCACGGGGATCACCTATGGAGCCCGTGCCCAGATTGCAGTGCCGGGTTCACTGGTCACTGTGGGGGTGTCCTATGTTAACGAAGACAAGGGTGAGGGGGATGGGGAGCTTGTAGGTGTGGATGTCTCTGCGAAGCTTAACGCCAGTATTGAGCTCAGGGCCGAGACTGCTGAAACAAACAAGGAAGTGCTGGGGACAGGTTCAGATGGTTCGGCGTATGTCGTGGAACTTGCATACGATTCAGCCAAGCTAAAGGGAATGCTTTATGTGAGGGAACAGGACCCGGATTTCGGCCTCGGCCAGCAAATGGCTTCGGAGGCAGGCATGCGGAAGTCGGGGGCAGATGCCAGGTACAGACTTAATAATAACCTTTCGCTCCTTGCGGATGTGTTTATGCAGGAAAACCTGGAGACCGGTCACCAGCGCCATGTGGAGGAGGCGGGCGCTTTGTATGAAGTGGGCCAAAGTCGATACAGGGCAGCGGTAAGGCAGGCAACAGATGAGGAAAGCGACGGCACCGAGGAAATTTCACAACAGCTTACCGCGGGTGTGGACTGGCACTCAGAAGACCGGCGATGGGAGTTGAGGGCCGATCACGATCAGTCCCTGGCCGACAACGGGAACACGGCTTACCCGACCCGAACCCTCCTGGGTGCCGATTACCGCCTGAGCGGCAACGCTTCCCTTTACGCGGAACAGGAGTTCACAGATGGAGACGGGACTTCCGTGAATTCGTCCAGGGTCGGATTCCAGGCGACACCCTGGAGAGGAGGGGCTGTCTCCTCCACTGTGGATAGAGCTTACAACGAAAATGGTGACAGGGTGTACGCCACCACCGGGCTGAAACAGACCTGGCAGGCCAGTGAACGCCTGGCACTGAGCGCCGGTTTTGAAGGGGCTAAGGTCCTGGATGAGAACCTCAGTGAACCTCTTAATGTGGATGCGGCGCCGGTATCACCCGCGGAGGACTATGCGGCTGTATCGGTTGGTGCTGGCTACAGATGGGTGAGGTGGGATTTTGATGTCAGGCTGGAGGCGCGTAACGCCGAAACCAGCGATAAGTGGGGCGTGATCTCGGGCCTCTTCGGTGAGCCTGCAGACGGTATCGGTATCTCCACCGATCTCAAGCATTTCCGGACCGAGGCTGACACCGGGATCAACACGAAAGAGACCGATGTGAGACTGGGCTTCGTATACAGGCCCTTCGAGAGGAAGTGGACGCTGCTCGACCGCCTTGATTACGTTATCGACGAGGAAAAGGGCGGAACTGCCGATCTCAACGCCTGGAAGCTGGTCAACAACTTCAACGCCAACCTCAAGGCCTCCGATGATCTCCAGGTTTCTTTCCAGTACGGCGCCAAGTATGTCAAGGACACCGTCGAGGGACAGGTCTATGACGGTCTGACCCAGCTTCTCGGTGCCGAGGGACGTTACGACCTGACACCGCGGTGGGACGTTGGCGCCTGGACCAGTATCCTCACTGCTATCGACGCCGGGACGACCGATTATGGGGTGGGCGCATCCCTTGGTTACGGGCTTATGGAAAATATGTGGCTGAGCTTCGGGTACAACCTCCACGGCTTTACCGATTCCGACTTTTCCCAGGGTGACTTTACCGCCCAGGGACCCTACATCAAGTTCCGGTTGAAGTTTGACCAGGAGGATTTGAAAAGTATTCTCAAATAG
- a CDS encoding MerR family transcriptional regulator: MLKLVKRKDICRMLGISPSKVNFYTTQELFPLEGRTRGGYGLYDSDLIRSRFARISELKSERLTIAEIRERILEEEKERGQFLELKFEN; this comes from the coding sequence ATGTTGAAGCTGGTCAAGCGTAAGGATATCTGTCGCATGCTGGGAATCTCCCCGTCCAAGGTGAACTTCTACACCACCCAGGAACTGTTCCCACTGGAGGGGCGGACCCGGGGGGGCTACGGTCTTTACGACTCCGATTTGATCCGGTCAAGGTTCGCCAGGATCTCGGAGCTTAAGTCCGAGAGACTCACCATTGCGGAGATCAGAGAACGTATCCTTGAAGAGGAAAAAGAGCGGGGACAGTTCCTCGAACTCAAGTTCGAGAATTGA
- a CDS encoding DUF11 domain-containing protein encodes MKTKTSFGLAVLMVAVLALAVPQLALAAGADTNYGTTITNSVTIQYGAGLSTITTNASVDFLVDRVLDWTIAPSTAATVGVFPGSTGNAIAFSVQNVTNGTVDLLLSFPASAPAPSTEILYLDVNGDGVLDGGDTALPAGSGGFYLDDMAEDEVRNVLMVVDVPTAATTADAYTYVIASVTREGGVAGLGAALANDSGNAEISTQVQNVYNDGAGYSDAAGDANYEAYAAFQVVNATLTATKTAQVTDDGLGNGPPNAKAIPGATIHYTITVTNTGTGDANNIDLSDAFPANTTYVAGTLSVTGGAPTGQSDAGPITVTGATLTGGSSMTVEFDVTID; translated from the coding sequence ATGAAAACAAAAACATCATTTGGGCTCGCTGTCCTGATGGTGGCCGTTCTGGCTCTGGCCGTGCCTCAGTTGGCGCTGGCCGCGGGTGCCGATACCAACTACGGCACCACCATCACCAACAGCGTCACGATCCAGTACGGGGCCGGCCTGTCCACCATCACCACCAACGCATCGGTGGATTTTCTGGTGGACAGGGTCCTCGACTGGACAATTGCTCCAAGCACCGCGGCAACAGTGGGGGTCTTCCCGGGTTCCACGGGCAACGCCATCGCCTTCTCGGTGCAGAATGTCACCAACGGTACTGTGGACCTGCTCCTGTCTTTCCCGGCCTCGGCACCCGCTCCCAGTACAGAGATTCTGTATCTCGATGTGAACGGTGATGGGGTCCTCGATGGCGGTGATACCGCTCTGCCGGCTGGATCTGGCGGTTTTTACCTTGATGATATGGCTGAAGACGAGGTCCGCAACGTGCTTATGGTGGTCGATGTACCGACTGCAGCCACCACCGCCGATGCCTACACCTATGTGATCGCCTCTGTGACCAGAGAAGGAGGAGTCGCGGGGTTGGGCGCCGCTCTGGCTAACGACAGCGGCAACGCCGAGATTTCCACCCAGGTCCAGAACGTCTACAACGACGGCGCCGGCTACAGCGACGCCGCGGGTGATGCGAACTACGAAGCCTACGCCGCGTTCCAGGTGGTCAACGCCACTCTCACAGCCACCAAGACTGCTCAAGTGACCGATGACGGGCTGGGCAATGGACCGCCCAACGCCAAGGCGATCCCCGGGGCTACCATCCACTACACCATCACCGTGACCAACACAGGGACGGGAGACGCTAACAACATTGATCTTTCGGATGCTTTCCCGGCAAACACCACCTATGTGGCCGGAACTCTCTCTGTGACAGGTGGCGCACCGACCGGCCAGAGTGACGCCGGCCCCATTACGGTCACAGGGGCGACGTTGACAGGCGGTTCGTCCATGACTGTGGAGTTTGACGTCACCATCGACTAG